The Bacillus spongiae genomic interval GTGGAGGAATAAAAATAAATTACTCTTTGATTATCCATATTCAACAGGTGGAAAAACGGGCTTTACGAGAGCATCTGGTCGTACATTAGTATCCACTGCATCAAAAGATGGAATAGACCTTATCGTCGTTACATTAAATGATCCTGACGATTGGCAAGATCATATGAACTTATTTAATTTAGGGTTTAAAGAAGAAGGCTAAAAATTAGGATTGCTAAATACGTAGTAGTAAAATAAAAGAACTAAACGTAACAGCAGAAATGATTCAATTTGTTTAACGGGATTCTTTTCTTACAATGGCAAAACACCTCTTTGTCTTATACTTTAGTATAATGACAATAGAGGTGTTTGTTTATATAATTTAATCGTAAAGTTAGGGTGCTTTATACCATAGAGCAGGTATCATCGCAAAGCAGCATGTTCCAAAAGGGATAAAAACAAACAGTATTATATAGGTATGTTCTTACTGGGAAGGAAGATCCGTCGAGGGATGACCGTAAGAGAAGAAGTACAATAGAACTTATCCTATGTAACAATCGTTTCGATAAAATAACGGTAAAGCACTACACCAAATTACAGGAAAATATTAAGGTTGGATTCCTTTTGTGAAAATTTGAATAAATGTCTTGATGGCTTCATCTTCTGAAACGGATGTAAATTTATTTTCAAACCGAGAACGGACTAAAAATATCCCTATTAAGCTGGAAATTAAATCATAAGCAATGGCTTCAGAGTCTAATTCACACAGCCTATTTTTGCCTTTCATAATGTCGAAATAATGAATGATGAGATCAAATAGTCCCATCGAAAGCTGATTATCTATTTTTGCCTCATATTCTTTTTCTCTCAGTAAAATCCTAATTAACTCATTGTTATTTAATAAAGTGTCTTGAATGATGAAGACGATTGTTGGTAAATCCTTTTCTAAATCATATGTAGCTTCTGTAACAACAAATTCTTTCATGCGAGGGACGTCAGATTTAATCAACTGTAAACTTTCAATCAATATATTTTCTTTGTTTTTAAAATGTCTAACGACCGTCATTTCAGAAACTTCTGCTTTTTCTGCAATCTGCAACAGTGTCGTCGCTTTAAAGCCCCTTTCAGCTATTAATTTGATTGACACATCTAGTATTTTTTGTCTAGTAAGTTGTTTATTATGCCTTTTTTTATTTGTCATAGAGTTATACCCGCCTTTCTTTTAATAGCTTTATGAATAATATTTTAATAAAAAAAATGGGATTCGTATAGAGAAAGTATGATGATAGATAGGAAAAGGTCAATACGTGTATGGGCTTTATAGAAATATTAGTCAGTGAACAGACAAAGATAATAAAATATAATACCACCTAGAAAAGGAGGGAAGCTTCTGCAAGATAGCCTTCACATTGATGGAAAAGATGATAAAAATAAAGGGAAATTTAGGGTGATATGGAGATAATAAAATCAAACCTGTTGCCGTAAAAAGGCTATCTCCAGAAGACCCTCTCTTTATTCTTTCTGAATGAAAGTAATAAAGAGGGGTGGGGTAGAAAGTCTTACATTCTATGACGTACTAACTTAGATAAAAATTCAATATATGCTTTTTCTTAAGGAGAAATCAACAGTAAGGCTGTCCCAATATAAAAAGTGTATTTGGCAGCTGTTCTACCATTTGCCTATTAACAACATGAAGGGGAAAAAAATCTCCACTACTTATATGCATTATTCTTTAAGATTACAAAGCTCTAAAGAAACATCCAAAAGCTTATTTGCTTTTTGAACATTTACTATGGAACTATTAGTAGTGATTTCTTTTCCTTTTACAAAAAGACGACCAGTTACTGAAGAGAAAGATGAAGAGGTACCGAGTTTATACAATTCGTCAGCTACAAGGCTAGGCTTTTTTGAGATGTTTAATTTGTCCATGATGTTCATTGCAATGCGAAGTGGCATAGGGCTATTCCTGCTAATGTTTGTATTAACAATGCCAGGATTTATTGTGTTGATCGTAATACCTAGATTCTCTAAGTGTTTTGCCATATGAACGGTAAATATTTCGTTTGCTTCTGCAGCACAATCAGTCGCTAAGAGGGGTTTGTAACCCCTTGTTAAATTGATATCATTGAGGTTTAACTTATTCGTAGACCTTCCCGGCGCGCTAGTGATGACAATTCTTGATGGAGTAGCAGCCTTTAATTCATCAAGCAAAAGATGAGTTAATAAATAACGGTGTAAATAGTTCACCGCAAAGGCCGTTTCGATTCCTTCGCTTGATTCGGTATAATGGGATGGTGGGATAGTTCCAGCATTTAAATAAAGTAAACGAAGTGTAGTATGATTCTTCTTAAAAGAACGGGCAAACTCTTTAATGTCCGACATGTTACATAAATCTACCTGATAAAAACGGTGATGACCTTCAGGGTGTATTTGCTTGGCCATTTGCAAAGTAGATTGCCCTTTTGTACGGTCTCTCCCAATAAAACAGACAGTATATCCGCTCTCAGCTAACTTAACTACTAAAGCTTTTCCTATTCCATCCGTGCCACCGGTTACGAGGGCAGTGTTCGTTTCAATCATCGTTTTCCCCCTTACTAATACTTCATTTTCTTATTTAGTTATATTATGAATTATAATGGATGCAAATACTTTATTCATCATTGAAAACGGATGAGTAATTTAAAAGCAGGAAAATAATCCAATGTTCATGAATCCTTATTACATAGTAAAAAATTAGACTTATTCTTAACTAAGTTAGTAGATTATTACTTTCAAGCGCACGAAAGTAGCTGAGTTTAAAAGTGGGGGAATAAAGTGGATTGGTATTGGATTATGGGAGCGTTTGTTCTTGCAGCGGGAGCGTTTATTAACGCAAATGTAGCGGAAAAAAGGTCGAAAAAATTAGAAGATAGAGTCAAAGAATTAGAAGATAAAATTAAATAATGACGCTATGATGAATAGGTTTACAATTTTACTTTAATTTTGGTTGCTAAACTTAGTGTGATTTTACTTATTCTATTCAATACCTAATTGAATAGGGTTTAGGTTAACGATGACACAAATTCGATAAAGCCTACTTTCAAACTAGAGAGGTGTTATGATATACTTGACAACCGATGGATTGTTTTTACTAAGTTAATGGAGTGAACGTATGAGTAAACCAAAGAAAAAAAGCGGAGTTGGTAGTGGAACGGGTAAGAAAGGCTGGAACCGTTGGCAAGCCGCAGCAAATAAAAAGAAAAGTAATAAGCCATATAAGAGCAAGGGTCAAAAGCAAGCTTCAAGCAAAAAGAAATGATGAGAAACCGAGCCCTTCAATTTGTCTAGTTCTCTATACTACTTTCACATATAGGGAATTAGGCTTTCCTCATTTACCTTTCATTTTCTAAGAGCTAATGACCAGGAACAGTGCGAAAAAAACGGCCCCTTTGAAAGGAGCCGACTTTGCTTAGCCTGAGTACGTTTCATTTTCTAGTTCATCTTGATAGGCCATAAAACGAGATTCCACTTCATTCCATTCCTCTTCAGATTCAATTTCTTCATACACGATTGTGCCATCCTCTTCCTCAGAGTAACGGAAGGCTGTGACGGTAGGATCGTCACTTTCCTCATCTAAATCCTTTGTTAAGCCAACGACTAAATAATTTTCGCCCTTCCATTCAAATGTATAAAGGACTTCAAATGATTCTTCTTGACCTTGTTCACCGATTAAGAGCTCTTCACCAATTTCAACAGTCATGTTCATCTCTCCAGTACAATAGAGTTACTTTTTTAGTCTAACCAAATTATTCAAATTATGCTATTTTTTTGTTGTGCTTCAATTTGTTTTTGCTATAAAGGTACACATAACCATAACTAAAGACACTACCTACTAAACAAGTAACAAATGCTGTTAGCAATTCTCCCTTTACTAAAATGAGGATGGATAGCGCTGCTGTCTGGCAATATAATAGCCTTGACAAAAGTTTTTGAAAAGGAAGGATTCTTTCTTCGTGGTTAACCGGGTAAAGGGTCACCCATATCTTATACTGATGATGTTTCCGTAATGGCAGAAGTTGAAAACCTGTTAGGAACCCCGTTATGATGACCAATACAACTTGAGAGTACCCTTGCACGAAAAAATACAAAATAAAGCTGCCAATACATGTTAATCGAATGTATAAACCAAAATAATCTCCACTTCTAATAAATGTTATTGTATATAAATATAGAAAACTATTAGGTTGAGTATAGGGGATGAGAGTAGAAAGCCAATGCAACCACTTTCTCTGTATTTCATCGGTCCATGAGCGTATCGACCAATTTCACTAGATGGTTCAATTTCCGTTAGCTTTTTCCACCCCCTGTGTGCCAGCTCACTAACTCTTCATTCAACCTCAGGCCTAATTCTTCTAATTATGGTACGGATATTGCTCATGGGAGATTCCTCCTTTGTTTTATTAAGTAAATTATAAGACAACCTATCAAGCTTTGAAGGAGCTGTACTCCCAGTATTCGATGAAAATACATACAAATTTGAAGGCCTGGGTGACGAGTCCAGACCTCAGATTTCCTCTATATAAAACTGAAGGAAGTTACAGTTATAATATGCCAGATATGTCGTCAAATAATAACCACCTTTAGCCTAATCTGTATTATAGGATATGCCATTGACAGTAGCATAATTGACAATATGACTTGTATAGGTTAATTGTATTTCACCTGTTGTCTTAACAGAAACGACTCCGTAACCGCCCACAGGAGATGATGATAAGGCGATGGGAAACACCAAATTGAATGGTGGTCGATACTCAGTTGACAGCGTACCAAGCAATGCAGGCAATATTGTTGGAACATAAAGCGTTCCTCTGAGTGTAACCAAGTTATCGGCTGTTTTCTTAGCTGTCAATCCTGAGTTCGGATAAAAACTACTTACGCCGGATCCCATTGGCACCGCTGTTGGAGTACTTGGAATAAGCTCCAATTGTTTTCTCGGGCTGCCGTATATAAGGAAGCGTTGGTTCAGCGGGTTACCGAGATATTCCATGAAGAAAGCCTCATTATTGGCGTTATATATCTTGACGAAGGTAGTATTCGGGATGTTAGTGCCTTCTATGTCTACCATGTCCACCGCTGAGCTATAAAAGCTAAATTCTCCCATGCCTGTATTTGCCATCATCTTACAGACTTTATCTATGGTGTCAAGCTTAGCTCCAGTCATGAAATTATACATCTGACCGTCTCCCATTCTTGGATATGGTCGATCGGTAAATTTGGTCAAGTCATAAGCTGGGTATGTTGTTTTAGCTGAGCTAAAGTCAATAGCGTCTTTAGAACTGGACATTTCCTCGAAAATAACTATCCCTTCGTTTATGCTTTCCGGTATTAATCGACTTTGGTAGACGAATAGAGAGTAGATATTATTGTCTGGAGAAACATGTATGCCCTCGTTCTCGATTCTCTCACAGTCAAATCCATGTTGCTCCATTATATCCATCATTTTGGTGTGATGTACTAGGCCTTCCTGAACGACTACTCCAGCCGGTGAATATTCCACCAAGCCTTGGTAC includes:
- a CDS encoding DUF3934 domain-containing protein; translation: MSKPKKKSGVGSGTGKKGWNRWQAAANKKKSNKPYKSKGQKQASSKKK
- a CDS encoding SDR family NAD(P)-dependent oxidoreductase; translation: MIETNTALVTGGTDGIGKALVVKLAESGYTVCFIGRDRTKGQSTLQMAKQIHPEGHHRFYQVDLCNMSDIKEFARSFKKNHTTLRLLYLNAGTIPPSHYTESSEGIETAFAVNYLHRYLLTHLLLDELKAATPSRIVITSAPGRSTNKLNLNDINLTRGYKPLLATDCAAEANEIFTVHMAKHLENLGITINTINPGIVNTNISRNSPMPLRIAMNIMDKLNISKKPSLVADELYKLGTSSSFSSVTGRLFVKGKEITTNSSIVNVQKANKLLDVSLELCNLKE
- a CDS encoding TetR/AcrR family transcriptional regulator, whose translation is MTNKKRHNKQLTRQKILDVSIKLIAERGFKATTLLQIAEKAEVSEMTVVRHFKNKENILIESLQLIKSDVPRMKEFVVTEATYDLEKDLPTIVFIIQDTLLNNNELIRILLREKEYEAKIDNQLSMGLFDLIIHYFDIMKGKNRLCELDSEAIAYDLISSLIGIFLVRSRFENKFTSVSEDEAIKTFIQIFTKGIQP
- a CDS encoding DUF1292 domain-containing protein; the protein is MTVEIGEELLIGEQGQEESFEVLYTFEWKGENYLVVGLTKDLDEESDDPTVTAFRYSEEEDGTIVYEEIESEEEWNEVESRFMAYQDELENETYSG
- a CDS encoding ABC transporter permease codes for the protein MHWLSTLIPYTQPNSFLYLYTITFIRSGDYFGLYIRLTCIGSFILYFFVQGYSQVVLVIITGFLTGFQLLPLRKHHQYKIWVTLYPVNHEERILPFQKLLSRLLYCQTAALSILILVKGELLTAFVTCLVGSVFSYGYVYLYSKNKLKHNKKIA